In Esox lucius isolate fEsoLuc1 chromosome 6, fEsoLuc1.pri, whole genome shotgun sequence, the following proteins share a genomic window:
- the atoh7 gene encoding protein atonal homolog 7, whose amino-acid sequence MVSRRPSFTGSDSGSESESLDSKTGSPEGSTRRRMAANARERKRMQGLNTAFDRLRKVVPQWGQDKQLSKYETLQMALSYIMALNRILTDAQRCNAPSRQWLDLQFDCAQPENYQCFSTTGYGSPDQQEYMHSSFLYQCDGLQVPT is encoded by the coding sequence ATGGTGTCCCGCCGGCCCAGTTTCACCGGATCTGACTCGGGGTCAGAATCTGAGAGTCTGGATTCCAAGACTGGTTCTCCAGAGGGTTCTACACGGCGGAGGATGGCAGCCAATGCCCGTGAGAGGAAGAGAATGCAGGGACTGAACACAGCCTTTGACCGACTGCGTAAAGTGGTTCCGCAGTGGGGTCAGGATAAACAACTGTCCAAATACGAGACCCTGCAGATGGCCCTCAGCTACATCATGGCTCTCAACCGGATCCTGACAGATGCCCAGAGGTGTAACGCTCCAAGCAGGCAGTGGCTGGACCTGCAGTTTGACTGTGCGCAGCCTGAGAACTATCAGTGTTTTAGTACTACTGGGTATGGTTCTCCGGATCAACAGGAGTACATGCATTCGTCGTTTCTATACCAGTGCGATGGCCTCCAAGTTCCAACCTAA
- the mypn gene encoding myopalladin isoform X4: MWSLKLQKTEDGHFIIDPVQLQLLHNQVLLEQQQIEPTGTTQCQQTHQAQQSLPRSSTPMPLQNTNPLPSLNTVPTPLLNSTPRLRTNTTPAPLHSTASAPLLNPYTIHSYSPLPSSPLFNTNAEPPLNTTSAPPQNTTCAPVQNTTCAPVQNTTSAPIQNTTSAPPLNSTYALLRNTTCAPLLNTTLALPQNYTNAPLQNTTSASIQNTSSALLMTTTSVPVVGTVPSPAASYMTSPSVPRLSTGPSPHLYTSPASPPYMTQQNTTHSSQPSLAPSSLPKPVHAPHQFSSPNSPRPNTAPFISIPAAFGRPFTTVQNTTLSSLLQTTHSSLLDMSPTSQSFNYARPKEFIPARTPLSPVMSPSPTESPVPLLQELAAELHSSSPNLFSPQPRFFPTRVLKSPTSPPSFMSSPTSPTLLPAAYLNSVFTLPQQSPPQAASPTSSTSSPIQDHVAFLSSVLPSLHPTQATNSMGLPKSTHGPPQGSLKKLPPSPRPISDDELRSSQQNLLQDIEKKLQLNDNFMRGIQQKLTTNEGKTASRALGPNIPATVFNYDEEYKVSNFEQRLMSEIEFRLERTPVEESDDEVHHDEIPTGKCIAPIFDKKLKNFRAMEGVPMTFSCKVVGIPIPKVYWFKDGKQILRKNDHYKKIREGDGTCALHIEVTNSDDDGNYTVMAANPQGRISCSGHLIIQTAPLRNRTTNMIRSQRVRARIQEVEEGEPTQERFFRPHFLQAPGDMVAHEGKVCRLDCKVSGLPNPEMMWLINGRPIYPDYYHRMLVRENGIHSLLIDPLKQGDAGTYTCIASNKAGQSSFSLELKVVEKEMKQAPHFVEKLQNTGIAEGTPVRLECRVLGMPPPLIYWKKDNDTIPHTKDRVSLHQDATGYVCLLIQPTRKEDAGWYTVSAKNEAGIISCTARLDIYAQWHQHVPLPLKKTPRQGSRYAALTGQGLDIKYAFPTTDNSPILFSSSPVEAHLESDEL, encoded by the exons ATGTGGAGTTTAAAACTACAAAAAACAGAGGATGGTCATTTTATAAT AGACCCTGTTCAGCTACAGCTTCTGCACAACCAGGTGCTTCTGGAGCAACAGCAGATTGAGCCAACTGGAACCACCCAGTGCCAACAAACGCACCAGGCCCAGCAAAGCCTGCCCCGTTCATCCACCCCCATGCCCCTGCAGAACACCAACCCCTTACCCTCACTGAACACAGTCCCAACACCCTTACTCAACTCCACCCCAAGGCTGAGAACGAACACTACCCCTGCGCCCCTGCACAGCACTGCCTCTGCACCACTACTGAACCCATACACCATACATTCTTATTCTCCTTTACCTTCTTCTCCCCTGTTTAACACAAATGCTGAACCCCCACTAAACACCACCTCGGCTCCACCTCAGAACACCACCTGTGCTCCGGTACAGAACACCACCTGTGCTCCGGTACAGAACACCACCTCTGCACCAATACAGAACACCACCTCTGCACCGCCACTAAACAGCACCTATGCTCTGCTACGGAACACTACCTGCGCGCCACTACTGAACACCACCTTGGCTCTGCCACAGAACTACACAAATGCTCCACTACAGAACACCACCTCTGCATCAATACAGAACACCAGCTCTGCGCTACTAATGACCACCACCTCCGTGCCTGTTGTAGGCACTGTGCCGTCTCCTGCTGCATCTTATATGACCTCGCCATCTGTCCCTCGACTGAGCACTGGTCCTTCGCCCCACCTGTACACCAGCCCTGCATCCCCACCCTATATGACTCAACAAAACACCACCCATTCATCCCAGCCCAGCTTAGCCCCCTCGTCTCTGCCTAAACCCGTTCACGCACCACACCAGTTCAGCAGCCCTAACTCACCTCGTCCGAACACAGCCCCCTTCATTTCCATCCCTGCAGCTTTTGGAAGGCCCTTTACAACCGTGCAGAATaccaccctctcctccctacTTCAAACAACCCACAGCTCCCTCCTCGACATGAGCCCCACATCCCAGAGCTTCAACTATGCCAGGCCAAAGGAGTTCATCCCCGCCCGGACTCCCCTTTCTCCAGTCATGAGTCCCTCCCCCACCGAGTCACCTGTGCCGTTACTCCAGGAGCTGGCGGCCGAGCTCCACTCCTCCAGTCCCaacctgttctccccacagcCCAGATTCTTCCCCACCAGGGTCCTCAAGTCCCCCACCAGCCCGCCCTCCTTCATGTCCTCCCCAACCTCCCCGACACTGCTGCCTGCTGCCTACCTTAACTCTGTGTTCACCCTGCCACAGCAGTCACCCCCGCAGGCAGCCTCCCCGACGTCTAGCACCTCCAGCCCGATCCAGGACCATGTGGCCTTCCTCAGCTCGGTCCTGCCCTCTCTACACCCCACACAAGCCACCAACTCTATGGGCCTACCCAAGAGCACCCATGG GCCACCTCAGGGCTCATTGAAGAAGTTGCCTCCAAGCCCTCGTCCTATTTCGGATGATGAACTTCGTAGCAGCCAACAAAACCTCCTTCAGGATATTGAGAAAAAGCTACAGCTCAATGACAATTTTATGCGTGGTATACAACAG AAGCTGACTACTAATGAGGGGAAAACAGCAAGCAGAGCCCTCGGACCAAACATTCCTGCCACTGTCTTTAACTATGATGAG GAGTACAAAGTGTCCAACTTTGAGCAGAGGCTCATGAGTGAGATAGAGTTCCGTCTGGAGCGCACACCGGTTGAGGAGTCTGATGACGAGGTACATCACGATGAGATCCCAACAGGGAAATGCATTGCTCCCATATTTGACAAGAAGCTGAAGAACTTCAGAGCAATGGAGGGTGTGCCAATGACATTTTCCTGTAAAGTGGTTGGGATCCCTATACCTAAG GTTTACTGGTTCAAGGACGGCAAGCAGATTTTGAGGAAAAATGACCATTATAAGAAGATAAGGGAGGGGGACGGCACCTGTGCTCTACACATAGAGGTCACAAATAGTGACGATGACGGCAACTATACTGTCATGGCAGCAAACCCTCAG GGACGTATCAGCTGCTCGGGTCATTTGATTATCCAAACGGCTCCTTTACGAAACCGAACTACAAATATGATTCGCTCTCAGAG GGTGCGGGCCCGCAtacaggaggtggaggagggtgaACCAACCCAGGAACGTTTCTTCAGACCTCATTTCCTCCAGGCTCCGGGGGACATGGTGGCTCATGAGGGCAAAGTCTGTAGATTAGACTGCAAG GTGAGTGGCCTTCCAAACCCAGAGATGATGTGGCTGATCAATGGGAGGCCGATCTACCCAGACTACTACCATCGAATGTTGGTGAGGGAGAACGGCATCCATTCTCTGCTCATTGACCCTCTGAAACAGGGTGATGCCGGGACATACACCTGCATCGCCAGCAACAAAGCAGGACAGAGCTCCTTCAGTCTGGAGTTAAAGGTTGTAG AAAAAGAGATGAAGCAAGCTCCCCATTTCGTGGAGAAGCTTCAGAACACAGGCATCGCAGAGGGCACACCTGTCCGACTGGAGTGTCGGGTGCTGGGCATGCCTCCACCTCTCATCTACTGGAAAAAAGACAACGACACCATTCCTCACACGAAGGACAGAGTCAG CCTACACCAGGATGCCACTGGATATGTTTGCCTTCTGATTCAACCAACCAGGAAAGAGGATGCAGGCTGGTACACCGTCTCCGCAAAGAACGAAGCCGGAATTATTTCATGCACAGCCAGGCTAGACATTTATG CCCAGTGGCATCAGCATGTCCCACTGCCTTTGAAGAAGACACCACGGCAGGGCAGTCGATATGCAGCGCTGACGGGACAGGGCTTAGACATCAAGTATGCCTTCCCAACGACGGACAACAGTCCCATCCTGTTCTCTAGCTCACCTGTGGAGGCCCACCTGGAGAGCGATGAGCTGTGA